The sequence below is a genomic window from Gossypium hirsutum isolate 1008001.06 chromosome A11, Gossypium_hirsutum_v2.1, whole genome shotgun sequence.
TCACCATTTGATTAACTTTCATCTAAGGAAGGCTAAGGTATGTCTTCAATGATGCCTGCCTTTGGTGTCAAGTTGAAAACTGTATAACATATAGTAGCTTATTTGATGTGTTGACTAAAGGTTCCATGATTAATCTCAGCGTCAAGGCTTGTTTTGTCCTGTATGACATGTCGACAAATTTATGCCTAATGTTTGTTAAATGTACGCGACAATTTTCCACCAACAAGTAATTGGGAAAGTGCCAAAGTGTTTGGAACGATACTGCATCAATCTCATATCATACTCTAATTGCAGCGCACGACTGTTGCAAGAGGCCATCAATGTGGCTGCAAAAGACTCAGCGTTCATTGTCTCTGTTATTAGATAAGCGAGTAGGGTTTAGCCAATATTTTCAGCTCAGGTCATTTTCCGTGTTCACCATGCATAGTTCATATACTCAACTTCCCTGCCATCCCAGGGGATATATCTTCGTCTCGTGGAGAGAGCTCAGGTTCTTGAATCCAAAGGTAATGCAGTAGTGTCTAGTGGCACCATATCAACTTCTTTTACGGTTGATTTAGACAACATGAGAAAGACAGACCAACATAAACATTTCTGATGGTATGAAAAACGCTGTGATCTTAGCATCTGAGGCTACGAGAATGAATCAGGTTAACTGAGCACAAGGTAAGTGATATCAACTTGTAACTGGTCCTTATGTTAAACAAATGATTGGGCTTTATATTAATCATAATTGGCTTTGAGATAGGTGATTACTTTTATCTGGTTGCATATAGGAGTTCCGTAAACATGTTGGCCTCGTTTAGATACATGTAAATGTCAAATAGGTATTGCTGAGGAGATCTCCATTCCCGGTGTTTGCGCTTGTATAAAGATTTAATGCCTCATTAGTTCTCTGGATTTTGCAGATAGAGGGAACATACTGATGACTTACCGTTTAAAGCTCGGTTCAATTGTAGGACATATTGATCTGTTCTATGTATTGTTATATGCTGTAATATATAGCATTTGTCATTTAAATGAATCATAAACTGTTTTAAGGCCAAAATCATTTGTAGACGAGACGAGAGGTACCAATGTCGTGCTCATTGCCGAGTAGAAAAATGAGATCTCAAAATTATGGCTTATTTTACAGGCAACAAGTTCAAGGATCGTAGAGCAGTACATTCAAGCTTTCAGTAACATCGTCAAGGACGTGAAAGGGATATACCTGGGGACATATCGATGCTTATTGAACTTGTCCTTTATGCCCATTGATAGGGTAACAACGATGTTGCTTCCTCGTTCTACAACATGGTTGCTCAAGTTCTCACCATGTACAAAAGCCCAGTTTTAGTGATGTTTCTGCCAACGGTTCTCGTCTAAACGTCTCTCCACCGAGCTATAAAACAGGCTCCTAGAAGAAAAAGAACTGTATTTCTGTGTCATTGTATCTACTTAATACAAAGATGATTATTTGATAAAAGCAATTCGATTCCATTTCTTTTGCTTATGGTTCTAAACACCGAATCTAATAAGAATTTGATACAGAGTTTTGGGTCTTTTAGCTGATTTGAGCACAAGTAGAGGATTGGATAGTCAAATTCTCTAATTATAGTATTTCGTGAATAAAAGTCTGTAACAGTTTATTGAGCTAAAACTTCTAAAATCAAAAGATAAGTAACATTTTTCTGATTGAAAATGAGATATATACAATGACATATCTAATCATGTTAGTTCAAAAATTACTTCCTTTGTCAAATGCTCTTATTTGTGTCATccttatttatcattttacaacttttaaatGTAATCAAATGAAATATTAGCCTTAAAATTCGTTCAAAtgcaatcaaattttaattttaaagcaAAAACTTTGTTGGAGGGAAAAGTATCGAGTCGCTCGAAATCTTCAATGAGGTTTGATTCCCATCATCGATTTCAAGTTAAacttaaaaatttgattaaatctGTATAATAGTTGTTATATTATATACGATATGAATAAATTGATTGTTTATAggttttaaaaatgttaaattcgaaataattgataaaaagaaaattgaaatagcTAGAGACGTGAAAGGCAGGAAATGGAAGTATACGTTTTCACTGAGATCAATGGTGACTAAAAAAAGTTCAATTAAAATCTTCGTTcttataaagaaaatgaaaaaaaaaaaaagggaggagAGAATCAGATTAGGCCAAAGAAAACAGAGAAGCCTAGAACAATGAGCCAAACTATATGCAACAAAAGTAAAGCCTGACCAGGGAAAGATCCAGTTCCGCCATTATTACCGACATTGCAGAATCCTATCTTGGCAACCTTGGCACCGGAGCAATGAGCATCGGCGCATCCACACCAATAGGTAACTCCGTCGTCACCGCAAACGGGATCGGTTCTAAAGCAATTGACGGGACATGAATAAGGACGGGGCGAACTGCCACATGCGTCGGCCGACTCGGAAGGTAATAGGATGGCCGTCGTCGTGAAATTCCGTTGCGACCCGACGGTTAAAGACGAAGAGAAAGGAACAACGAcgagcaacaacaacaacaacagcgTTAATGAAGGTTCATGGAATTGGATCGAAAACAACGTCACCATCTTTTGatttgaattttctttaaaaaaaaaaaagcgagCTTTCCTTTTCTTGAATGAAAAATGGAAAGCTCGCGTTGATGTTCCTCCCTTCCTTTCCCAACtcagatttgaaaaaaaaatttaaaattaaaaaaaaaaaggaaaaaaaaagcgaaattaaagagaaaaaagaagagaaaaattcatgaaaaattcaaGGCTTAATACCTTGGCCTTGAAAACAACGATTTTACGTTTACATGGTATGTGAATGAGGAAAAGTATATAAAGGGGTTGAAGATTCAAATCTTTGTCGTCAAACTTCGTTGACCAATGATAAAtggtttggttttattttatggCTATAAATTAAAAGGTAATTAATTTAGTATGATTTATATTTGGTGTTAATGAAAACTTTTGGTTGTGTTCTTAGCTGTTTCAATACAGTTTACAGGAATTTTGATTGATGATTATTATTGCCAGTGGTTCTTAATTCTtcagtttattttataaaatgcCACGTGGAAAGTAATTTGAATTCTTTTGGTTAATGAGTGAAGAAAATAAGGATGAAGTTGTGAAGTTTGTATCCATGGAAGGTCAATTTTGGACTTTCCAATTAAATCAACGATGAGACTGTCGGGGAGAATTTTGTTTTGCCCTTTTCCGACAAAAGTGTCTGAATGAATAAacgattaatatatattttacgaaattaattctattttaaatgGTGGCttcttcgttttttttttttagaagttGAGTAACAAGCTCAACCACATGGTCTAGAACAGCTTGCACCTGCAACAGCGGTTGAGAAAAAAGATGAAATCCCGATATGCACCTTCTAGCCACTTTGATTAGAGCGTCAACCGTCATATTCACTGTTCGTGGCACGTGTCTAATTTTAATTTATCAGTTCTTCCTCATCCATCCTTGGGCCCCTATTACTAGTAATGGTAACCTCGTGCTTCTGGATCCCATTAATAATCATTTGTAGTTCAGcatctaaaattaaattaattcttatattCCGATCATATCCTAAAATCCAATTGTCATCCAAGCTACTTACCGTTGCGTTTTTAAAATTCACATCAACTCCACCATCCGTGTGAAGTTTAAATAATTCTACTTGTGGACATTCTCGTTATGtagccataactcaaaattatcaaTAAAGAAATTCTATTGAAGTATCATTAGGTCTAGTCTCTTCCAGACAGCTTGCGCCATTGGGCACTCTTTTGAAACATGCTCAATTGATTCCAACACATTACCACATATTCGACACAAGCTATCATCCGTTAAATGATGACGACATCTTTCTTTGTTAGTTAACAGTCGACCATGTAAATACAATAAGAGGAATTGCCTTATCTGATGTGGTACCTTAACTCTCCAAATAGCTTTCCATTTATCGTTCGCATCAGGCCACATATCTTGCTAGATGGATTTATAACCCCTTGACACAGTATAATTGCCTGATTCTGAGGCTTTCCACATACAAATATCATTGCCTTTTGCTTCTAAAGATGGACTAAATACAACAAAGTAATGTACAATCTCCAATGGAAGTTCACCAATAAAACAATACCAGTTCCAATCCCCTTCAGTTGTTACCATCCCAAAGACTATGGCTTCAGGGAACGAATGCGCCATTTGAGTGCAATAATCGATCAACGGACCAAAGTCCCTAAACCAATAGTCTATCCAAAATTTTACACCATGACGTTACCAATCCTCCCAGCTACGTTCTTTTTTAACTCTTATTTGCTATCGTTTCGTTATTATAttgctaatattttattattattaattgggtattatataactcttattttattattaaatttgctAGCTAAGTTGCATTTGTCTTAGTGtcatttaagtatatattttttaatttttttccatttgttACGAAACGtttgttttaatgttttcaatgttatttgatgtattattttttaaatttatttttatataaaaaataatataaaaaattttaatacgggTGGATCGAGTCAGACTTGagtttttagcattttttatccGAGCCAagcttttgtaaaattttaagcccattttttgagtGGGGCCCAAGCCTAGAAAACGggcttaattttttaattgaccCTACCCAACTTGACCCTTGAACAACTCTAATTCGAGCCCAATGTGAAAACAATTGTCAAgttaaaaaatcaatttgaataaaaaaaaatttaaaccccaAAATTCAAGAGCTAACTTGTACCAAAAAATCCAAGTCCTGATGTGGAAAGACTTATCAAGTTAAGGCCCTAAATAGTACactaacccaaaaataaaatttacaataagTTAgctaaaaaaaggttaaaatatgtcataagtttttatatttttcataattttagaatttagtctttctacttttatttttaagaatttagtccatttatatttcagatttcaaaatttaggtctaacagttaacactattaattttttgttaaacttgttgatttgatattttgaaattttaaaaaaaaatcacttggtaaatatataattaaaaaaatgatgttgcaattaacttgaatttaacaaaaaaaaatggtaaCAACATAGCCAATTAGATCTGGATTTTATAATCTGGAAAATAGAGAagctaaatttttataaataaaaataaaaagactaaattccaAAATTTCAAAGAGTACGAacacttatgacatattttaaccttttgaattttattttttttaaataacgaCCCAATCCGACCCAAATACATTTAAATTAGAGGTGTTCATAGGCTGGGTTCGGGCAGAACCcaaccaaaattttaggcccggcCCAAAAAATGTGCCTAAGATTTGGCCCAAGCATAGTCCAGATCAAAATGTTAAAACTCAGGCTCAGCCtacccgtattaatttttatatatatttttaaaaatatatataatacatcaaaaatactaaaaatgttCAAATAGATGTttctcaataaattaaaaataaattttaaatatatatatacttaaataacactaacatatgtacaacttaataaataaattttttacatatttaaacTGGGGTTGGGAGGTATAAAAACTTTACTCGAAATTCGGCCCGTTTAGAAAATTATTcgtatttttttacttaaaacttattttttcaaatttatatttttatcaaacagAGCCGTACTGGTTTAGTACATACTATGGGCTGAAAAGATGTTATAGCATACCCACCTAATATAATCCCATATCCATTTTCGGCGGCAACATCGGAGAGGCACCACTACCAGCGCCAATTCCCAGACCTTCTTCTTCAGTTATACActctcaaatcaaatcaaatcaaatcaaatcatacACTGAAAAAAGCTTAGCGAAAATGGTGCGTATAGAAGAAAAGCAAGGCACGATGGTGCCTAGTTCGATGCCCCAGCAACAAAACCCTCTGCAGCAATTGCAAGCTAAGTTCAAGGAAGTGGAGAATGGTTTCAGGGCTTGGTTATCCAAGCAACCCTTGCCAGTGGAGGCGACTGTTGTAACCACCACCGGCGCAGCTCAGGGCGCTGCTATCGGTGCTTTAATGGGTACCCTCACCAATGATATTTCGTCCTCTTTTCAAACTCCTCCTCAAGCTTCCCTAAATCCTCAAGCTATGGCTTCTTTCAAACAAGCCCAGGTCGTGTCCTTTTTCAAATTTGGTTGAAAACCCAAAGTCACGGTCTATGCTTCGTGTTGGGTTTATGCTGATAGTCTTATTTTGGGTTTAATTAGGTTCTTAAATGGTGCAAGCTAATTGAATTTCTTGTTGTTTAGAACAAAAGCATTAGTTTCTTCTTGAAACCATTGAAGGGTTTTTCTAAACAGCACTGGATTATTAGTAGATAAATGAATTTtagttatatgtgtatatatgtgatagatGTTTGCTTTGATTACAGGCTCTATCAGGGGGTCCTTTGGTACAAGCTCGCAACTTTGCAGCGATGACCGGTGTTAATGCCGGCATATCTTGTGTTATGAAAAGACTGAGAGGGAAAGAGGATGTGCAATCTAGGTAGGTCCTTTTATAATCACGGTTTATTTATCTTTTCTCATTTACTTTCTGTTGGTTTATAGCTAGAGGAAATCACTACTAGTCCAAATCGCAAATCAATGTGATCCCTGTTGAGAAGCAGAGAAATACTTGATGTCAGTCTTTGAGGTCAAAACAATCTTAGCTTTCCTAATTTTACAATCTAACAAGTTGTTCATGGTAGGGTATCTTTGCTTGCTTGTTTCTGAATTTGGTCAGTTGGAAAGAGTTTTCTCTCTTGCTTTGGTCTAAAAGTAGCACGGTTAGATTCATCAACAGAGAATTTGAGAAGGGATGATGTTAATATGTATACCTCTAGTCTGTCATCGGGTCATAATTTCGAAGCAATGTTTTCTTGAATTTACCTGGAAACTCTAAAGGTTTTTGCCTTCTCGGAACCAATCTCGATTTCCCTTCTGGCTTATCTGGGAAAATAGCTCATGTTAAGCTATGTTAAGAATTAAGATTGTGGTCTCATTATTGTTCAATATTTGTGTGCGGTATTCTGAAGATTGCATTGATGATCAAAGCTTgttgtttgaataaataaatgtAGACTTCACCGGTTTGTTTTGTATGGCTAGACTATAGTACTTAATGTTTACACTTCTTTTTAACTTAACTATTGTATCTTGCAGCATGGCGGCAGCTTTTGGTTCTGGGGCCATGTTTTCTTTAGTCAGTGGCATGGGTGGACCGAATCAGGCTGCAAATGCGGTCACTTCTGGTCTATTTTTCGCACTTGTGCAAGGCGGGCTTTTCCAGGTGATGCTTTATCTCATTAGCCTCATGtatctcattattttattgtcaaCCCACGTTATTATATGCTCTGCTAGCTGTGAACATGAAAGAACATACATAAACCAAAAAACCGAGAACATGGCTTGCTAAAATTTCGGAATCATTTGTTGTCAAGAGTGTCTACCTCCATTAACTTTGAAATATTGCTCTGCCGGTTTGTAGTTTCATATCTAATAGCTACGGATGCTTATCTGGGCATGAGCATGGCAGATATGACTCGTCAAGGACTCTCCCAATATGTGGAAAAAGTTGAACATGCTCGTGTCCAGCGCATACCTGTATCTGACACTCACCCAAATCCAAATAACATTGTTTAACAGCATCTTTTTTGTGATTATACAGTTGGGGCAAAAGTTTTCTCAACCACCTGTTGAGGATGTGAATTATTACAGAACAAGATCCATGTTAAACAGTCTCGGCCTGCAGAACTACGAGAAGAATTTCAAAAAAGGCTTGTTAACAGATAGCACATTGCCTTTGCTCACTGATAGGCAAGCAGTTGGATTATTTTCACCTTTagtttaacttttttaattaatataaaatattctgATGGTCTTTAAATTGCATATGATTTGTTTCAGTGCTCTTAGAGATGTGAAAATACCTCCTGGACCAAGGCTCCTTATTCTTGATCATATTCAGAGGTTAAACTCGAATCTTCCATGTaggataattataattattgccCTCGAGACCATTGAATCCTATCTCACATTCGGGTTTCAATTCAGGGATCCAGTATTAAAAGAGAAGCAAGGGCACCGTGGTTGAATTTTTATTATCGAGCCAGTTCACCACAAAGGGGCTATTTCTGGTATATCTGAAAATCG
It includes:
- the LOC107924615 gene encoding chloroplastic import inner membrane translocase subunit HP30-2, with product MVRIEEKQGTMVPSSMPQQQNPLQQLQAKFKEVENGFRAWLSKQPLPVEATVVTTTGAAQGAAIGALMGTLTNDISSSFQTPPQASLNPQAMASFKQAQALSGGPLVQARNFAAMTGVNAGISCVMKRLRGKEDVQSSMAAAFGSGAMFSLVSGMGGPNQAANAVTSGLFFALVQGGLFQLGQKFSQPPVEDVNYYRTRSMLNSLGLQNYEKNFKKGLLTDSTLPLLTDSALRDVKIPPGPRLLILDHIQRDPVLKEKQGHRG
- the LOC121209587 gene encoding uncharacterized protein; the encoded protein is MVTLFSIQFHEPSLTLLLLLLLVVVPFSSSLTVGSQRNFTTTAILLPSESADACGSSPRPYSCPVNCFRTDPVCGDDGVTYWCGCADAHCSGAKVAKIGFCNVGNNGGTGSFPGQALLLLHIVWLIVLGFSVFFGLI